The DNA region CCGAGGGCGGCCAGGCCCCGCCAGCGGGAGAGCGCGACGACGGCCGCCGCGAAGAGGCCGCCGAGCAGAAGCAGCGGCAGGGTGCGATCGCGGTCGACCACGTCGTAACGCTCGTAGACCACGGCCCGTTGCGGTCGGTGGACCATCATCACCGGATCGCCGACGGAAACCCGAACTCCGCTCGCTTTCGACACCAGTGCGGGCACCGAGGTTCCCGCGCCAGGGCCTTCGTCGACCGCGACCGTGGCGATGTCGCAGTCCGTCGGCGCCATGGGGCACTGGATCAGGTCGACCACCGTGCCGGACGCGCGGACCTGCTGGATCGACTGCAGCACCAGGCCTTCCCCCGGCCACAGGCTGATCATCACGATCGTCGCCGCGGTCAGCAAGGGCAGCAGGACACCGGCCACCACGCGCCGGACGCGGCGGGCGACCAAGTCGTCGGAATCGAGGGCGGAAGTGTCGCCATGTCCGTGGCCATGCGCGCTCACTTGACCACCTCGCACGCTCGGTGGCGTTCACCCGAGCACTGTGTCGATGATTCGCTCGCAAGCTCGCTCATGCCGCGAATGAGACCACACCAATAACACGCCAAGCGGCGCCCATCTTGGCAAACGCCCAAGTCGGAAAACTCGGAACAGTCCGTCGAAACCGGCTCTGTACAACCGGATCAGGCGCGTGACCTGCGCCGCAGCATCGGGTTCATTCACGGAATATACCCCGGGTGACCCAGGCCCATTGTCCCGCGCGAATTGCTGAATACGTTGCTGTCTCGGAAGTCCCCTGCGCATCCACCCAGTGAGGAAGGCCGGAAACGGTGAACGATAAACGAGGTCGACACTGGCGCATCGCCGGTGTCGCCATCGGTGGCGCCACCCTGCTAGGCGCCACCACCGCGATCGCCCTAGCTCAACCCGTCGCGCCCCTGGCGCAGCATCAGCCCCTCGCGGTCGCGGCCAACTCCGTGCCGCAGATAGGTGTCGCGGACACGGTCGACCAGCCGCTGCGCCACTTGGTTGAGGGGCCTGGCACCCAGTCCCGCCAGTTCTGCCAGGACAGGGCCGCCTGGGTTCGTCCGCATTTCGCCGCCCTCACCCTCAAGGGCGCCGACACCGTCACCGTCCGCGGATCCGGTGGTGACAGCCAGACCCTGACCGCCGACCACGGCGACAACCGCGCCCTGTCCACGCGGTCGTTCCCCGGCTCCTGCGTCACCATCGACGCCAATCTGTCCTCAAAGGACAGCAAGGTGGCGATGGACTCCTTGCAGTCCGGCACCGCGGCGGCGGACGTCATCGTCGCGGGCGCGGGCGACATCTGCGGCAGCAACTGCACGCAGACCGCCGACCTTGTCGCGGCCATCAACCCGGCCGCGGTGTTCCTCGCGGGCGACAACGCCTACGAGAACGGCTCGCTCAACGACTACCGCACCCGCTACGACCCGGCGTGGGGCAAGTTCAAGAGCATCACCCACCCGTCCGCAGGCAACCACGAGTACCAGACCAGCGGCGCTTCCGGTTACTTCGACTATTTCAACGGGGTCGGCGTCAGCAACGGCCCCGCAGGCGAACGCGGCAAGGGCTACTACAGCTGGGACATCGGCGACTGGCACTTCGTCGCGCTGAACAGCAACATCAGCATGTCCGCGGGCAATCCCCAGGAGACCTGGTTGCGCAACGACCTGCGCGCCAGTACCAAGCCATGCACCGCCGCCTACTGGCACCACCCCCGGTACAACCAGGGCAGCCACGGCAACAACACCAACACCAACCCGTTGTGGCAGGCGCTCATCGACCACAAAGCCGACCTGATCGTCAACGGCCACGACCACAACTACCAGCGGTTCGCCCCGCAGAACACCAACGCGGGCGCGGACCCGACCAACGGCATCCGCCAGCTCGTCGTCGGCACCGGCGGCCGGGCGTTCTACGACTTCGCGTCCACCCGGCCCAACATCGAGGCTGCCAACGACGACACCTACGGCGTGCTGAAGCTGGCGCTCTCGTCGACCGGCTACAACGCCGACTTCGTGCCGGTAGCGGGCCGCACGTTCACCGACCGGTTCTCCGGCACCTGCAAGGCCAAGGGCACCACCCCCACGCCGAGCTTCACCCTGGCCGCCAACCCGGCCTCGGTGTCGGTCGCACCGGGCGGTTCCGCCACCACCACGGCGACGGTGACCAGCACGGGCGGCTTCAGTGCCGCGACGAACCTGACGGTGTCCGGGCTGCCATCGGGCGTCACGGCGTCGGTGTCGCCGTCCTCGGTGACCCCGGCCGCCAACGGCTCCGCGTCGGCCACGGTCACCGTGTCCGCGTCGGGCAGCGCGGCGACCGGGACCAGCACCGTGACGGTCACCGGCACGTCGGGCTCGCTGAGCAAGACGGCCACGTTCAGCCTGACCGTCGGCACGACGACGCCGCCGAGCACCGTGTTCGTCGACGACTTCGAGACGAGCAAGGGCTGGGTCAGCGATCCCGACGGCGCCGACACCGCGACCACCGGCTTCTGGGAACGGGGCGATCCGTCGTCCACCACCGAGAGTGGCGCCAAGCAGTTGGGCACCACGACCAGCGGGGTGAACAACCTGGTGACCGGCCGCTCGGCCGGGTCCGGCGCGGGCTCCTATGACGTCGACAGCGGGTACACGTCGATGGTCTCGCCGGGCATCAGCCTGCCCGCGGGCCCGCTGAGCCTGTCACTGCGGTGGAGTGTCGGCTTCGGCGCGAACGCGACCGGCGACGACTACTTCACGATCACGGTGGTCGGCTCCACCTCGAAGGTCGTGCTCGATCAGCGCGGCACCGGGGCGCACATCAACGGCTCCTGGCGGACCTTGACCGCGGACCTGTCGGCGTTCGCCGGTCAGACGGTCCGGATCCTGGTCAAGGCCGCTGACGAGTCCACCTCAAGCCTGATCGAGGCCCAGGTGGACGACGTGAAGATCACCAAGGCCTGACGTGTACATCTCCACCGAGCCATTGCGGCGCGGTGCGGCACGGTCGGCGGCGAAGGTGCCGCCGACCGTGCTCGCGCTCGGCATGGTCAGCCTGGTCACCGACATCTCCGCCGAGATGGTCACCGCGTTCCTGCCGATGTACTTGGTCTACGGGCTGGGTGCGGGGTATCTGCAGCTGGGCATCGTCGACGGCGTCTACACCGGCGCCACGGCGCTGCTGCGGCTGGTCGGCGGGCATGCGGCCGACCGGACGGGCAGGCCGAAGGCCGTGGCGGCGGCCGGATACGGGCTGTCGGCGGTCACCAAGCTGGGCTTCCCGCTCGCGGGCGGGTCGCTCGGCGCCATCGGCGGACTGCTCGCGGTGGACCGCGCGGGCAAGGGGATCCGCACCGGCCCACGGGACGCGATGATCGCGTTGAGCAGCCCGGCGTCGTCGCTGGGCCGGGCGTTCGGCGTGCACCGGATGATGGACACGGTCGGGGCGCTGCTGGGCCCGGTCGTGGCGTTCGCGCTGGTTGCGTGGACGGCGCCCGACACGGTGTTCGTGGTGAGCTTCTGCTTCGCCATGATCGGACTGGTCATCCTGCTGGTGTGGGTGCGGGAGCCGGTGGGCGCGCTGCCGCGCAGGAAGGTGCGGGTGCGCGACGGTCTGCGGCTGCTGACCCAGCCCGGGTTCCGCCGGATCTGTTGCTACGCGGTACTTCTGGGCTTCGCCACCGTGTCCGACGCGTTCATTCTCTTGGCGGTGCAGCAGCGGACCGGGATCGCGCCGGGCTGGCTGCCGCTGCTGCCACTGGGCATCGCGCTGACCTTCCTGAGCGCGGCGATCCCGGTGGGGCGGCTGGCCGACCGGTTCGGGCGGTGGCGGGTCTTCCTGGCCGGACACGGGTTGCTGCTCGCGGTGTACGCGCTGCTGGCCGTCGGTGTCGACGGCTGGCCGCTGCTGATTGTCGCTTTAGGACTGCACGGCTTGTTCTACGCGGCGACCGATGGCGTGCTGATGGCCTGCGCGGGCCCGCTGCTGCCGGACGAGGTGAAGGCGTCCGGCCTGGCGGTCCTGCAGACGGGGCAAGCGCTTGCGCGGACGGTGGCGGCGGTGCTGTTCGGCGTCGCGGCGGCTGGATGGGGGCTCGGACCGTCGTTCCTGGTGTTCGGCGGGGTGTTGTTGGTTGCGGTTGTCGTGAGTCGGAGGTCCCAGTGAAACGCACTGGTGTTGTTGGTGTTGTGCGGGGTGTTGCTGGTGGTGAGTCGGGGGTCCCGGTGAAACGCACTGTTGTTGTTGGTGTTGTGCGGGGTGTTGCTGGTGGTGAGTCGGAGGTCCCGGTGAAACGCACTGTTGTTGTTGGTGTTGTGCGGGGTGTTGCTGGTGGTGAGTCGGAGGTTCCGGTGAAACGCACTGTTGTTGTTGGTGTTGTGCGGGGTGTTGCTGGTGGTGAGTCGGAGGTTCCGGTGAAACGCACTGTTGTTGTTGGTGTTGTGCGGGGTGTTGCTGGTGGTGAGTCGGAGGTTCCGGTGAAACGCACTGTTGTTGTTGGTGTTGTGCGGGGTGTTGCTGGTGGTGAGTCGGAGGTCCCGGTGAAACGCACGATTATCGGTGTCGCGGCGATCGCGGCGGTGATCCTGGCGGGCGCGGTGTATGTCGTGGCCGCCGCCAGGCCCACCCCCAGTGGCGCGCTGGACCTGTCCGCGCGGGATTCGCTGCTGTATGTGTCTGAGGGGCGGTTGGCGCAGGTCAGGGGGTCGGAGGTGATCGTGAGCGACCGTGCGTGTGCCAGGGTGTATTCGGCGGGTGGGACGACGGTGTGTCTGCGGTCGGTGGCGGTGCCGCCCAGTTTCGAGGCGGTGCTGCTGGGGCCGGACCTCGCTGAGTACCACTCCATCAAGCTTGACGGCACGCCTAGTCGGGCTCGGGTGTCGCCTTCGGGGAACTTGGTCGGGTGGACGGTGTTTCGGTCGGGGGACTCGTATCTGCCTGTGGGGCATTTCTCCACGACGGCTGGGATCTATGACAAGCGTAGTGGGGCGCTTTATGGGTCGATGGAGGATTTTACGTCCATTGTGGACGGGGTGGAGCATCCGGCGAAGGACCGCAACTTCTGGGGCATCACGTTCGCCTCGGACGACCGGACTTTCTATGCGACGCTTGCTTCTGGGGGTCTTACCTGGCTGATGAAGGGCGATTTGGTGACGCGGACTCTGGTGTCGGTGCGGGGGAATGCCGAGTGTCCGTCCCTGTCTCCGGACGGCACGCGCGTCGCCTACAAGAAGCGGACGGGAGAGCACTGGAACTTGGCTGTGCTGGACCTGGCGACGGGGATGGAGACCCCGTTGGCCGAGCCTGGTCATCTTGATGATCAGGCTGCTTGGTTGGACGATCGGACGGTGGCTTACTCGCGGCCGCCGAAGCCGGGGGAGTCGCCTGCGATCTTCGCGGTGCCCGCGGACGGGACTGGGGTGCCGCGTTTGGTGCAGGCTGGGGGGAGTTCTCCTGTGCCGTTGTAGGGGTGTTGTGGGCTCGTTCGTACTTCGGGCGGGGGTCGGCTCCCTCGTTTTTTAGCGTCTTGTCCGGAAACAGCGCTGTCAAGGGCGCCTGCGGCGTCGCTGCGCGAGCAGCAAGCTGCCCCTTGACAGCGCTGTTTCCGGACAAGGGATTGCCGGGACGAGGGTGCAGGGGGAAATGCAGGGACCTTCGGTCCCCACTGCACAAACAAGGACCTGGCGTGTTGTCCTTGTCTTTGGGCTAGTCCCAGTCCCAGCACAGGCGGTAGATGCCGGGGATTGGGTCGGCGGTGGTGACTTGTGCGGTGTAGCTCGCGCCTAGGGGGACTTCGACCTGCTCGCCGTTTGGGTCGCCGATCGAGGGTAGGTAGGTGCGGTAGACCCGGACTGGCAGCGTTCCCGCTGTGAACCGAACCTGCACCGCGAGCACTCGGGTGGCCCGCCCGACGCGTTGGGAGTGGTAGGGCTCCTTGGCGTCGGTGCGGATCGTGTAGGCGACGGACATCAGTTCGCCCGCGCGCAGGGGGCGGTCGAGGAGGAGTTCGCAGGTAGTGAACCCGGTCTCCATGTCGGTTCGCTTCCTGCCGAGGCGGCAGCCCACCGTGTCGGTGACGTCCACCGATCGGGGCA from Alloactinosynnema sp. L-07 includes:
- a CDS encoding metallophosphoesterase — protein: MNDKRGRHWRIAGVAIGGATLLGATTAIALAQPVAPLAQHQPLAVAANSVPQIGVADTVDQPLRHLVEGPGTQSRQFCQDRAAWVRPHFAALTLKGADTVTVRGSGGDSQTLTADHGDNRALSTRSFPGSCVTIDANLSSKDSKVAMDSLQSGTAAADVIVAGAGDICGSNCTQTADLVAAINPAAVFLAGDNAYENGSLNDYRTRYDPAWGKFKSITHPSAGNHEYQTSGASGYFDYFNGVGVSNGPAGERGKGYYSWDIGDWHFVALNSNISMSAGNPQETWLRNDLRASTKPCTAAYWHHPRYNQGSHGNNTNTNPLWQALIDHKADLIVNGHDHNYQRFAPQNTNAGADPTNGIRQLVVGTGGRAFYDFASTRPNIEAANDDTYGVLKLALSSTGYNADFVPVAGRTFTDRFSGTCKAKGTTPTPSFTLAANPASVSVAPGGSATTTATVTSTGGFSAATNLTVSGLPSGVTASVSPSSVTPAANGSASATVTVSASGSAATGTSTVTVTGTSGSLSKTATFSLTVGTTTPPSTVFVDDFETSKGWVSDPDGADTATTGFWERGDPSSTTESGAKQLGTTTSGVNNLVTGRSAGSGAGSYDVDSGYTSMVSPGISLPAGPLSLSLRWSVGFGANATGDDYFTITVVGSTSKVVLDQRGTGAHINGSWRTLTADLSAFAGQTVRILVKAADESTSSLIEAQVDDVKITKA
- a CDS encoding MFS transporter, with the translated sequence MYISTEPLRRGAARSAAKVPPTVLALGMVSLVTDISAEMVTAFLPMYLVYGLGAGYLQLGIVDGVYTGATALLRLVGGHAADRTGRPKAVAAAGYGLSAVTKLGFPLAGGSLGAIGGLLAVDRAGKGIRTGPRDAMIALSSPASSLGRAFGVHRMMDTVGALLGPVVAFALVAWTAPDTVFVVSFCFAMIGLVILLVWVREPVGALPRRKVRVRDGLRLLTQPGFRRICCYAVLLGFATVSDAFILLAVQQRTGIAPGWLPLLPLGIALTFLSAAIPVGRLADRFGRWRVFLAGHGLLLAVYALLAVGVDGWPLLIVALGLHGLFYAATDGVLMACAGPLLPDEVKASGLAVLQTGQALARTVAAVLFGVAAAGWGLGPSFLVFGGVLLVAVVVSRRSQ